One Aegilops tauschii subsp. strangulata cultivar AL8/78 chromosome 7, Aet v6.0, whole genome shotgun sequence genomic window carries:
- the LOC109748665 gene encoding putative lipid-binding protein AIR1, with translation MPPTPTSVTPMPAPTPVSPTPTPVAPTPTPMMPPPPTPMTPMPAPTPVSPTPILVAPTATPVMSPAPTPVTPTPPPATAPAPATSTGKCPVDTLKLLACVDVFNGLLHAVIGSSASNTCCPLLSGVADLDAALCICTTIKVKALNINLLLPIAIEVLVNQSGKRVPKDFRCPN, from the coding sequence ATGCCGCCAACACCAACATCGGTGACTCCGATGCCAGCACCGACCCCCGTTTCTCCAACGCCAACCCCGGTGGCCCCAACACCGACTCCTATGATGCCGCCACCACCGACCCCTATGACTCCGATGCCAGCACCAACCCCTGTCTCTCCAACGCCAATCCTGGTGGCCCCAACAGCGACCCCCGTGATGTCGCCAGCCCCCACCCCTGTGACTCCGACGCCACCCCCAGCCACGGCCCCAGCGCCGGCTACATCGACCGGCAAGTGCCCCGTGGACACACTAAAGCTGCTTGCGTGCGTGGACGTGTTCAATGGGCTGTTGCACGCGGTGATCGGCAGTAGCGCCAGCAATACATGCTGCCCGCTGCTGTCTGGCGTTGCCGACCTCGACGCTGCTCTCTGCATTTGCACCACCATTAAGGTCAAGGCCCTCAACATCAACCTATTGCTGCCCATCGCCATCGAGGTGCTCGTCAACCAGTCCGGCAAGAGAGTGCCGAAAGACTTCCGCTGCCCTAATTAA